In a single window of the Elaeis guineensis isolate ETL-2024a chromosome 8, EG11, whole genome shotgun sequence genome:
- the LOC140851288 gene encoding mitochondrial protein pet191 homolog translates to MSKSCKGLAMELVKCLSESDCVKVEKQPYRECAGEKVPSIPSECVGLRETYFNCKRGQVDMRARIRGNKGY, encoded by the exons ATGTCCAAGTCGTGCAAGGGCCTGGCCATGGAGCTCGTCAAATGCCTCAGCGAATCCGACTGTGTCAAG GTTGAGAAGCAACCATACAGGGAATGTGCAGGCGAGAAGGTGCCTTCCATACCCAGTGAATGTGTAGGCCTAAGGGAAACATACTTCAACTGCAAGAGAGGCCAG GTTGATATGAGAGCAAGGATACGTGGGAATAAGGGCTACTAG